Proteins encoded within one genomic window of Thunnus maccoyii chromosome 22, fThuMac1.1, whole genome shotgun sequence:
- the LOC121889575 gene encoding uncharacterized protein LOC121889575 isoform X3, producing the protein MLLSWSTMAAETDDSLGNMSTAEMLRGIISEKLTTAAQEILAVVERTVAGYEEEASGFRQEIDRQRRQLEVLMQPQVKLETTDDHQLFPVCEPVPEEAAGGGELHEEEEQYKYEPSVEDGGSLGLLLCYTEDQTEEEREARSSTPDQEHLTPLDYDTASRSVSPIVQSDRRSAGRRRTSEPQDHVDLRIRILEDSQISVLSNNVFQKYPLQELQCPLGLQESDFLDLLRSTFPQLAADQPFDIFTTDHSRKLQPLRVATLTPEKIYNRIRSTGYSALYIRLKEQEEPPVGDKELRPLQTEDADPPSDSITITTNDKTTLYTRLSSPTVRSDRKKRGRRRTSEPQDHVDLRICILEDSEISVLSTNVFRKYPLQELQCPLGLDESDFLDLLRSTFPQLAADQPFDVFTTNHSRKLQPLRVDTLTPEEIYDRIRSTGYSALYIRLKTKHLTSVLQRLQSTDEELQPSQRDAADPQTGNTRLSSPRVQSDRRSAHRRRTSEPQNHVDLRIRILEDSQISVLSTNVFQKYPLQELQCPLGLQESDFLDLLRSTFPQLAADRPFDIFTCDRAKRLQPLTVKTLTPEEIDRTIRSTGAGTSALYIRLKEQAELKKSQKDDAAGDSPSAADESRLLTKSVSLTVHSGRKSAARRRISELQDHIDLRIRILEDSQISVLSTAVFQKYPLRELQCPLGLQESDFLDLLRSTFPQLAAHQPFDVFTTDHSRKLQPLRVATLTPEEIYNKIRSTGQALYIRLKDLGTKLLFQKQEETHHLQRKTDSPSTSDQTSLNTNSHDIHVQQGEEDMETEEADDDDYSTRLEPAKGFLVLSESEGDRDDDWEKISEKTKRRVKRSGVKTNRRKLIQSSMEELVEKSDALLSCTVCRVLRGSLNMLIKHAWSHVNDPQGVCGVCGEHSESAEELRSHLQSHQKTHSCNICEMYFISASGLKGHMARHRREKTYECKICRKEFFQKSALKNHSWVHVEEKPHKCDFCEKSFVSNLNLKVHMTKHTGEKPYHCSVCNKSVRSFESLSQHMRRHSGHTVQERTYECDICRRKFHTKHQQQAHLKYHSREKPHACSKCSKQFFARASLVTHMRIHTGEKPYKCPVCDMAFSQSHCVKRHMKTHLVEENVWMKD; encoded by the exons ACGACCatcagctgtttcctgtctgtgagCCGGTACCAGAGGAGGCGGCAGGAGGAGGTGAACTccatgaggaggaagagcagtACAAATATGAGCCCA GTGTGGAGGACGGCGGGAGTCTTGGCCTCCTGCTCTGCTACACTGAGGATCAGACGGAGGAGGAACGAGAAGCGCGGAGCTCCACGCCGGACCAGGAACATCTCACACCGCTGGATTATGACACGGCATCAAG gtcGGTGTCTCCCATAGTTCAGTCTGACAGGAGGAGCGCCGGCAGACGTCGGACCAGTGAACCGCAGGACCACGTAGACCTCAGGATCCGCATCCTGGAGGACTCTCAGATCAGTGTGCTGTCAAATAATG tgtttcagAAATATCCGCTGCAGGAGCTGCAGTGTCCTCTGGGCCTGCAGGAGTCAGACTTCCTGGACCTGCTGAGGTCCACCTTCCCTCAGCTGGCTGCCGATCAACCGTTTGACATCTTCACCACCGATCACAGCAGGAAACTACAGCCGCTCAGAGTGGCAACGCTGACACCAGAGAAGATCTACAACAGGATCAGGTCCACTGGGTATTCAGCCCTCTACATCCGATTGAAG GAACAAGAGGAACCGCCGGTTGGTGACAAAGAGCTTCGTCCACTGCAGACAGAAGACGCTGATCCTCCGTCTGACTCCATCACCATAACGACGAATGATAAAACCACCCTGTACACAAG GTTATCGTCTCCCACGGTTCGGTCTGACAGGAAGAAGCGTGGCAGACGTCGGACCAGTGAACCTCAGGACCACGTAGACCTCAGGATCTGCATCCTTGAGGACTCTGAGATCAGTGTGCTGTCAACCAACG tgtttcgGAAATATCCGCTGCAGGAGCTGCAGTGTCCTCTCGGCCTGGACGAGTCAGACTTCCTGGACCTGCTGAGGTCCACCTTCCCTCAGCTGGCTGCTGATCAACCGTTTGATGTCTTCACCACCAACCACAGCAGGAAACTACAGCCGCTCAGAGTGGACACGCTGACACCAGAGGAGATCTACGACAGGATCAGGTCCACTGGGTATTCAGCCCTCTACATCCGACTGAAG ACTAAACATCTAACATCTGTACTTCAGCGTCTGCAGTCCACTGATGAAGAGCTTCAGCCGTCACAGAGAGACGCTGCTGATCCTCAAACCGGCAACACGAG GTTATCGTCTCCCAGAGTTCAGTCTGACAGAAGGAGCGCCCACAGGCGTCGGACCAGCGAACCACAGAACCACGTAGATCTCAGGATCCGCATCCTGGAGGACTCTCAGATCAGTGTGCTGTCCACCAACG tgtttcagAAATATCCGCTGCAGGAGCTGCAGTGTCCTCTGGGCCTGCAGGAGTCAGACTTCCTGGACCTGCTGAGGTCCACCTTCCCTCAGCTGGCTGCCGATCGACCGTTTGACATCTTCACGTGTGACAGAGCCAAGCGGCTGCAGCCTCTAACAGTAAAGACGTTGACGCCGGAGGAGATCGACAGAACCATCAGGTCGACCGGAGCAGGAACCTCAGCGCTCTACATCCGACTGAAG GAACAGGCGGAGCTGAAAAAGAGTCAGAAAGACGACGCTGCTGGAGATTCTCCGTCCGCCGCTGATGAAAGCAGACTGTTGACAAA GTCAGTTTCTCTCACAGTTCACTCTGGCAGGAAGAGCGCCGCCAGACGTCGGATCAGTGAACTGCAGGACCACATAGACCTCAGGATCCGCATCCTGGAGGACTCTCAGATCAGTGTGCTGTCAACCGCCG TGTTTCAGAAATATCCGCTGCGGGAGCTGCAGTGTCCTCTCGGCCTGCAGGAGTCAGACTTCCTGGACCTGCTGAGGTCCACCTTCCCTCAGCTGGCTGCCCATCAACCGTTTGACGTCTTCACCACCGATCACAGCAGGAAACTACAGCCGCTCAGAGTGGCCACGCTGACACCAGAGGAGATCTACAACAAGATCAGGTCCACAGGACAAGCCCTGTACATCCGACTGAAG GATTTGGGAACAAAACTCTTGTTCCAGAAACAAGAGGAAACTCATCACCTGCAGAGGAAAACAGATTCTCCATCAACTTCTGATCAAACCAGCCTGAACACAAA TTCCCATGACATCCATGTTCAACAAGGAGAAGAAGACATGGAGACAGAGgaagctgatgatgatgattattctACAAGATTAGAGCCAGCGAAAGGCTTTCTAGTTCTTTCTGAGAGCGAAGGGGACAGAGACGACGACTGGGAGAAGATCTCAGAGAAGACGAAGCGACGAGTCAAACGTTCAGGAGTCAAAACAAACCGCAGGAAGCTGATCCAGTCGTCTATGGAAGAGTTGGTTGAGAAGAGCGACGCTCTTCTGTCCTGTACAGTCTGCAGAGTCCTGCGCGGGTCGTTGAACATGTTGATAAAACACGCCTGGAGTCACGTGAACGATCCACAGGGAGTTTGTGGAGTGTGCGGAGAACATTCAGAGTCTGCAGAGGAGCTGAGGAGTCACCTGCAAAGCCACCAGAAAACTCACAGCTGCAACATCTGCGAGATGTATTTCATCTCCGCCAGCGGCCTCAAAGGACACATGGCTCGacacagaagagagaaaacGTACGAGTGTAAGATTTGCCGTAAAGAGTTCTTCCAAAAGTCGGCGCTGAAGAATCACAGTTGGGTCCACGTGGAGGAAAAACCTCACAAATGTGACTTTTGCGAGAAATCATTCGTCTCTAACTTAAACCTCAAAGTTCACATGACCAAACACACTGGCGAGAAGCCGTATCACTGCAGCGTCTGCAATAAATCTGTTCGCAGCTTTGAAAGTCTGTCCCAGCACATGAGGAGGCACTCGGGTCACACGGTCCAAGAGAGAACGTACGAGTGCGACATCTGCAGAAGAAAGTTTCAtacaaaacatcagcaacaaGCTCACCTGAAATACCACTCCAGAGAGAAGCCGCATGCTTGCAGCAAATGCAGCAAACAGTTTTTCGCCAGGGCCAGTCTGGTGACTCACATGAGGATCCACACCGGAGAGAAGCCCTACAAGTGCCCTGTATGTGACATGGCCTTCAGTCAGAGCCACTGCGTGAAAAGACACATGAAGACCCACCTGGTGGAAGAAAACGTCTGGATGAAGGATTAA